From Streptomyces sp. CMB-StM0423, a single genomic window includes:
- a CDS encoding prenyltransferase/squalene oxidase repeat-containing protein — MAPIGRTATARGTRAALAAAVLLPLTVAGPATAASAATAPQAAPQVAAQGIPAQAVPAQKKLPEGLYGTADPEFDGVWRQSLALLAQRSQQLRPAPAAVAFLTGQQCADGGFAAYRADVAKPCDEAAEDTNATAAAVQALSALGKERKAVDRGVAWLKEIQNEDGGWGFNPGGPTDANSTAVVVGALAAVGEEPEKTTAGGGSPYDALAALQLGCDAKKTERGAYAYQPEDDGALFPNDYATASAVLAGTGNGLGAGMAQGDAGGGKDEPAEAGACAEDPSPAEAADAGAAYLAQKLAAGDGHLPMTTGEGPDHNATAVAALALAAGGHRSAAREPYGWLERDKSTLAWSKENPAALATLILAADAVDADPSAFADGTDLVANLNATGPQPTAEKPATDPAASEESSDDDGGPGVVVWSLLAVGLAAGAGIGLLASARRKKRA, encoded by the coding sequence ATGGCTCCGATAGGCCGGACCGCCACCGCCCGCGGCACGCGCGCCGCACTCGCCGCCGCAGTGCTGCTGCCCCTGACCGTCGCCGGCCCGGCGACGGCGGCCTCGGCCGCCACCGCGCCGCAGGCGGCACCGCAGGTCGCCGCGCAGGGCATACCCGCGCAGGCCGTACCCGCACAGAAGAAGCTGCCCGAGGGCCTCTACGGCACCGCGGACCCCGAGTTCGACGGCGTCTGGCGGCAGTCCCTGGCCCTCCTCGCCCAGCGCTCGCAGCAGTTGCGCCCGGCGCCGGCCGCGGTCGCCTTCCTCACCGGGCAGCAGTGCGCGGACGGCGGCTTCGCCGCGTACCGCGCGGATGTCGCCAAGCCCTGCGACGAGGCGGCCGAGGACACCAACGCCACGGCCGCCGCGGTGCAGGCGCTGAGCGCGCTGGGCAAGGAGCGCAAGGCCGTGGACAGGGGCGTGGCCTGGCTGAAGGAGATCCAGAACGAGGACGGCGGCTGGGGCTTCAACCCCGGCGGCCCGACGGACGCCAACTCGACCGCGGTCGTGGTCGGCGCGCTCGCCGCGGTCGGCGAGGAGCCGGAGAAGACGACGGCGGGCGGCGGCAGCCCGTACGACGCGCTGGCGGCGCTGCAGCTCGGCTGCGACGCGAAGAAGACGGAGCGGGGAGCGTACGCGTACCAGCCGGAGGACGACGGCGCGCTGTTCCCCAACGACTACGCGACCGCGTCTGCCGTGCTCGCGGGCACCGGCAACGGCCTCGGTGCCGGCATGGCGCAGGGGGACGCCGGCGGCGGCAAGGACGAGCCGGCCGAGGCGGGCGCCTGCGCGGAGGACCCGTCCCCCGCGGAGGCGGCGGACGCGGGTGCCGCGTACCTGGCGCAGAAGCTCGCGGCCGGCGACGGGCACCTCCCGATGACGACCGGCGAGGGCCCCGACCACAACGCGACCGCCGTCGCCGCGCTGGCGCTGGCCGCGGGCGGCCACCGCAGCGCGGCGCGCGAGCCGTACGGCTGGCTGGAGCGCGACAAGAGCACCCTGGCCTGGTCGAAGGAGAACCCGGCGGCCCTGGCCACCCTCATCCTCGCCGCGGACGCGGTGGACGCCGACCCGAGCGCCTTCGCGGACGGTACGGACCTCGTGGCGAACCTCAACGCCACCGGCCCGCAGCCGACGGCCGAGAAGCCGGCGACGGACCCGGCGGCATCGGAGGAGTCGTCGGACGACGACGGCGGCCCGGGCGTGGTGGTCTGGTCGCTGCTGGCGGTGGGCCTGGCGGCGGGTGCGGGCATCGGCCTGCTGGCGAGCGCCCGCAGAAAGAAGCGCGCATGA
- a CDS encoding prenyltransferase, whose translation MTGSERTEHLVLPGVLDAAEVAQTVAGIAAVQRDDGAIPWFRGHHLDPWDHTEAAMALDAAGEHARAEAAYEWLRGHQLADGSWYAAYADGDAARPTDRGRETNFCAYPAVGVWHHYLATGDEAFLRRMWPVVQGAVGFVLGLQQPGGQVGWKRAPADGEVLTDALLTGSSSVHHALRCALAAAERLGEQQPGWELALGRLGHAIRRHPERFLDKDRFSMDWYYPVLGGAVTGPAAAARIEREWDRFVVPGLGVRCVSDRPWVTGGESAELVLALWAAGDGDRALEVLRWLKHLRAEDGMYWTGYVFEDDAIWPAERTSWTAGALLLALAAVGGEEATGAVFGGSGLPRGLDPDCC comes from the coding sequence GTGACCGGTTCCGAGCGCACCGAGCACCTGGTCCTGCCCGGCGTGCTGGACGCCGCCGAGGTGGCGCAGACCGTCGCCGGGATCGCCGCGGTGCAGCGGGACGACGGGGCGATCCCGTGGTTCCGCGGGCACCACCTCGACCCGTGGGACCACACCGAGGCGGCGATGGCCCTGGACGCCGCGGGCGAGCACGCGCGCGCGGAGGCGGCGTACGAGTGGCTGCGCGGGCACCAGCTCGCGGACGGCTCCTGGTACGCGGCCTACGCGGACGGGGACGCGGCCCGGCCGACCGACCGCGGCCGGGAGACCAACTTCTGCGCGTACCCCGCGGTCGGCGTCTGGCACCACTATCTGGCCACCGGGGACGAGGCGTTCCTGCGCCGGATGTGGCCGGTGGTGCAGGGGGCGGTGGGGTTCGTGCTGGGGCTCCAGCAGCCGGGCGGCCAGGTGGGCTGGAAGCGGGCGCCGGCGGACGGCGAGGTGCTCACCGACGCCCTGCTGACCGGCTCCTCCTCCGTGCACCACGCGCTGCGCTGCGCGCTGGCCGCCGCCGAGCGGCTCGGCGAGCAGCAGCCCGGCTGGGAGCTGGCACTCGGCCGGCTCGGGCACGCGATCCGGCGGCACCCGGAGCGGTTCCTCGACAAGGACCGCTTCTCGATGGACTGGTACTACCCGGTGCTCGGCGGCGCGGTCACCGGCCCCGCGGCCGCCGCGCGCATCGAGCGCGAGTGGGACCGCTTCGTCGTCCCCGGGCTCGGCGTGCGCTGCGTCAGCGACCGGCCGTGGGTGACCGGCGGCGAGAGCGCGGAGCTGGTGCTCGCGCTGTGGGCGGCGGGCGACGGCGACCGCGCGCTGGAGGTGCTGCGCTGGCTGAAGCACCTGCGGGCGGAGGACGGCATGTACTGGACGGGGTACGTCTTCGAGGACGACGCGATCTGGCCCGCGGAGCGCACGTCGTGGACGGCGGGGGCGCTGCTGCTCGCGCTGGCGGCGGTCGGCGGCGAGGAGGCGACGGGCGCGGTGTTCGGCGGGTCGGGCCTGCCGCGGGGGCTGGATCCGGACTGCTGCTGA
- a CDS encoding class I SAM-dependent methyltransferase, whose amino-acid sequence MLTVDFTRFPLAPGDRVLDLGCGAGRHAFECYRRGARVVALDRDGAEIREVARWFAAMKEAGEAPAGATATAVEGDALALPFPDDSFDVVIVSEVMEHIHDDKGVLAEMVRVLRPGGRIAVTVPRYGPEKVCWALSDAYHEVEGGHIRIYKADELVGRIRESGLKPYGLHHAHALHSPYWWIKCAVGVDNDKSPAVRAYHKLLVWDIMKKPLATRLAERLLDPVMGKSVVVYATKPHEGGR is encoded by the coding sequence TTGCTGACCGTCGACTTCACCCGCTTTCCTCTCGCCCCCGGCGACCGCGTGCTCGACCTCGGCTGCGGCGCCGGGCGGCACGCCTTCGAGTGCTACCGGCGCGGCGCCCGCGTCGTCGCCCTCGACCGCGACGGCGCCGAGATCCGCGAAGTCGCCCGCTGGTTCGCGGCGATGAAGGAGGCGGGCGAGGCCCCGGCGGGTGCCACCGCCACCGCCGTCGAGGGCGACGCCCTCGCGCTGCCGTTCCCCGACGACAGCTTCGACGTCGTCATCGTCTCCGAGGTGATGGAGCACATCCACGACGACAAGGGCGTGCTCGCCGAGATGGTGCGCGTGCTGCGCCCCGGCGGCCGGATCGCGGTCACGGTCCCGCGCTACGGGCCGGAGAAGGTCTGCTGGGCGCTCTCGGACGCGTACCACGAGGTCGAGGGCGGCCACATCCGCATCTACAAGGCGGACGAACTGGTCGGCAGGATCCGCGAGTCGGGCCTCAAGCCCTACGGCCTGCACCACGCGCACGCGCTGCACTCGCCGTACTGGTGGATCAAGTGCGCCGTCGGCGTCGACAACGACAAGTCGCCCGCCGTCCGCGCGTACCACAAGCTGCTGGTCTGGGACATCATGAAGAAGCCGCTCGCGACCCGCCTCGCCGAGCGGCTGCTCGATCCGGTCATGGGCAAGAGCGTCGTCGTCTACGCGACCAAGCCCCACGAGGGCGGCCGGTGA
- a CDS encoding SCO2322 family protein: MTGGGQPRRGRRAIPRAVRRALVAAAGGALLVLGAGAPGAQAAEGYRYWSFWDRDGDSWVYATKGPGIERPADGDVHGVRFAVSEESGGGPRPRGAAGFDAVCGDTPPDDGRKRVALVLDFGTAAHAPGGRTPPPARTECASVAEDATLGDALAAVAEPLRYDSNGLLCAIDGYPRSGCAEPASAGEGVGEARDRVDVSAVPADEAGDGDSGPSTGTVGGLVMVAVLAGLTVWQLRRRRT, translated from the coding sequence ATGACCGGCGGCGGGCAACCGCGCCGCGGGCGGCGGGCGATACCTCGGGCGGTACGGCGGGCGCTCGTCGCCGCGGCGGGAGGTGCCCTGCTGGTGCTCGGGGCGGGTGCGCCCGGGGCGCAGGCCGCGGAGGGGTACCGGTACTGGTCCTTCTGGGACCGGGACGGGGACTCCTGGGTCTACGCCACCAAGGGCCCCGGCATCGAGCGGCCCGCGGACGGGGACGTGCACGGCGTGCGGTTCGCCGTCAGCGAGGAGTCCGGCGGTGGCCCGCGCCCCCGCGGGGCCGCCGGCTTCGACGCCGTCTGCGGCGACACCCCGCCGGATGACGGCCGCAAACGCGTCGCCCTCGTCCTGGACTTCGGCACCGCCGCGCACGCCCCCGGCGGCCGGACCCCGCCCCCGGCCCGTACGGAGTGCGCCTCGGTCGCCGAGGACGCCACCCTCGGCGACGCGCTGGCCGCCGTCGCGGAGCCGCTGCGCTACGACTCCAACGGCCTGCTCTGCGCCATCGACGGCTACCCGCGCAGCGGCTGCGCCGAGCCGGCGTCGGCCGGCGAGGGCGTCGGCGAGGCACGCGACAGGGTCGACGTCTCCGCCGTCCCGGCGGACGAGGCCGGCGACGGCGACTCCGGCCCGTCCACCGGCACGGTCGGCGGCCTCGTCATGGTCGCGGTCCTCGCCGGCCTCACGGTCTGGCAGTTGCGCCGCCGCCGCACATGA
- a CDS encoding CbiQ family ECF transporter T component codes for MTPEAPHRPGSPRTAAGRRAPAKAARGGGVLRPPLADRANALHAGAWWLWALGLATAASRTTNPLLLALLVAVAGYVVAARRTDAPWARSYALFLKLGLLVIAVRLLFATFLGSPIPGTRTLFTLPEVPLPEWAQGVRLGGRVTAEQLTFAFYDGMKLATLLICVGAANALANPARLLKSLPAALYELGVAVVVAMTFAPHFVADVARLRRARRLRGRDDRGLRALVQVGLPVLEGALERSVALAAAMDARGYGRTARLPRAVRITTAALTLGGLLGVCAGTYGLLAASGAGYGLPVLALGAAAAACGLWLGGRRAVRSRYRPDRFGPRAWLVAASGAAVGGLMIYANSYAPDALHPTVVPLTAPELPLWPAASCLLGLLPALVAPVPPRPHEPRAPRTTEETAQ; via the coding sequence ATGACACCCGAGGCCCCCCACCGCCCCGGCTCCCCGCGCACCGCCGCGGGGCGGCGTGCGCCCGCGAAGGCCGCGCGCGGGGGCGGCGTCCTCCGGCCGCCCCTCGCCGACCGTGCCAACGCCCTGCACGCCGGGGCCTGGTGGCTCTGGGCGCTCGGGCTCGCCACCGCCGCCTCCCGCACCACCAACCCCCTCCTCCTCGCCCTCCTCGTCGCCGTCGCCGGCTACGTCGTCGCCGCCCGCCGCACCGACGCGCCGTGGGCCCGCTCCTACGCCCTCTTCCTCAAGCTCGGCCTCCTCGTCATCGCCGTCCGGCTCCTCTTCGCCACCTTCCTCGGCTCGCCGATCCCCGGCACCCGCACCCTCTTCACCCTCCCCGAAGTCCCCCTCCCCGAGTGGGCGCAGGGGGTGCGCCTCGGCGGCCGGGTCACCGCCGAGCAACTGACGTTCGCCTTCTACGACGGCATGAAGCTGGCCACCCTCCTCATCTGCGTCGGCGCCGCCAACGCCCTCGCCAACCCCGCCCGCCTGCTGAAGTCCCTGCCCGCCGCGCTGTACGAACTCGGCGTCGCCGTCGTCGTCGCGATGACCTTCGCCCCGCACTTCGTCGCCGACGTCGCCCGGCTGCGCCGGGCCCGCCGGCTGCGCGGCCGCGACGACCGCGGGCTGCGGGCCCTCGTCCAGGTCGGACTGCCGGTGCTGGAGGGTGCGTTGGAGCGTTCGGTGGCGCTGGCCGCGGCGATGGACGCCCGCGGATACGGCCGTACGGCCCGGCTCCCCCGCGCGGTGAGGATCACCACCGCCGCACTCACCCTCGGCGGGCTCCTCGGCGTCTGCGCCGGCACCTACGGGCTGCTCGCCGCCTCCGGCGCCGGCTACGGCCTGCCCGTACTGGCGCTCGGCGCCGCCGCCGCGGCCTGCGGGCTGTGGCTCGGCGGGCGCCGCGCGGTGCGCAGCCGCTACCGGCCCGACCGCTTCGGCCCGCGCGCCTGGCTGGTCGCCGCCTCCGGCGCGGCCGTCGGCGGCCTGATGATCTACGCCAACTCCTACGCCCCCGACGCCCTGCACCCCACCGTCGTACCCCTGACCGCGCCCGAACTGCCGCTGTGGCCGGCCGCGAGCTGTCTGCTCGGCCTGCTGCCGGCGCTCGTCGCGCCCGTACCGCCGCGGCCGCACGAACCACGCGCCCCGAGAACCACCGAGGAGACCGCCCAGTGA